The following nucleotide sequence is from Deltaproteobacteria bacterium GWA2_45_12.
CAAAGCCAGTAATTCGGGGGGTTCCCCGAACAAGGTGCCACGTATTATCATTTAATTCCATTTTGACAAGAATATAACTTGGAAAAAATTTACGGGTCGTCGTCTTTTTTTGTCCCTTGCGGATTTCAACCACGTTTTCAGAAGGAACCAATATCTCCTCAAAAAAGGCGGCCATTTTATGAGACTTAATACGTTCTTCCAAAGCTTGTTTGGCTTTCTGCTCAAAACCCGAATATGTATGAACAACATACCAATTCTTAGTCATAAAAACCTCTTATGAAATAACTTCAATAAACAATATTCAAAGTATTATTTTATAAAGAAAAAAACTTCGTTGTTAAAAAAGCCCACACAGTGTCAAAGGTCACTAAAAACAAAGAAGCAATTCCCACCATAATTGCGACAATCACTGTAGAAACAAGGGTTTCTTTTCTTAAAGGCCAAGTCACCTTGACTAGTTCAGAAACAACCTCAAGGCCAAACTGGCTTGCCGCATTCCATTTTTTCAAACCAAAAAAAGTAACCAACCCCAAAACCAAAGCCGTAATCACAGGAAGGCTCACCACCCATTCATCAAAAAC
It contains:
- a CDS encoding preprotein translocase subunit SecE; protein product: MKKWNAASQFGLEVVSELVKVTWPLRKETLVSTVIVAIMVGIASLFLVTFDTVWAFLTTKFFSL